The sequence tctccccttgcaggtttaggtactgctagtcgggaagggtgctattgcagaagacatgtttgacaacccaactctgatgtggacttttgtataaataatgttttgtgataacgtaacaccgttgtgtaaacttaaacgtaatgacgtgacttatattgtgtttgttaataaagtcttctgctgtgtatttaaaaaaaatggccggtgttacacgatgcgtccccgactcgcgacttttacaaccttgaaaAATATAGATATAGAGATATAGATTAATACTTCGTATTATATTATATTAGATAGATtagattactaaattaaataaatatattgtacTCCGTAACATATAGGAGTATCAAGCAAGTGGGCCCAGACAGTAACAAATCGTTGTCTCTGACAAAATCAAAATTCAATCCACTTCCAAACCTCCATCTTTTATCCACCAATCACCACCATTAACCACCGCAAAATTAATCAATGGTTTTCAACACCGTTTTAGTTGCTTCCGTCGCCACCGTATCAGCTGACGTATGGCAGTCAGTAGCATGTTTCTCCGAACGAATTACTTCCGATGAATTATTAGATCTGGTAATCTGTTTTCCTCTTCAACAATTAGGTCGTTTTGCTCTTTGTGTTTGGAACTTTTTTTGTGTTCCTCCTTCACCACCTGATGCTTATTACTATTCTTATAAttattacgatgatgatgatgatgatgatgatacggatTATGATTCCGATCGTAGTTCCGTCGCTGCCGGAGGTTTTTCCGGTTATGATCACGGTCGCCGCGATTCTTACTCCGATTCGCATTCGGATTGATTTATATTGTTCCTACTTTTTTCATTTTGTACAGTAACTCTAATTCTTATTGCGAATTAtgtttgttatatatatagtttaattttaattttaaataattttGTTTGTGTGCGCTTTTTCTTATTTAAGAATTAGATTACGATTCTGAGAACAGTTTCACCGGTTCCGATTCGAATCTGaattgattttaatattaattatgtaatggtaattgttattgttattgatgtTGTGATCATGTTTATTATGAGTATGACTTTATCGTTTAATCTTTACGATTTGTGTGGTTTTTTAATGGTGTATGTGATGTGATGTGATGTGATGTGATGTGATATGTGATGCCTATATTTATGTGGTCATGGCCTAaattatatgttcaaaataacttgattATGTAGATGAATATATACGGCAGATTATGAATATTGTGTTAGTGTTAAACGTTTGATGCTTGAATTTGTAGATTATGTCTTATTTGTTATGGACATCAATTATTGTATCTTGTTTCCAATTAATATCTTCTTAGTATTTGAAGCAACTTAGGTAGATAGCATATTTGTTGCTGCTACTTATAATGAACTATGTTCTGATGATGTGCTTGAGTATCTTGAACTCTGATGTTAAATTAGTTAAAGTTTTCAAGTTAACATGAAACATAATTGGGTAACTTTTCATGTTACTGTAGGAGTGTATGTTTACTTGTGTTGCAATACAGCATTCATTTACTGCAGCATTTTCTTGTAGTTAAAGCTAATTTCTAAAAGAGACATTACATCTGTCACTTACAGTGAATATCTTACGATGTACGTAAGATTAGTGTGCATCCATTCTTTGTGTAGTTAGATTTCACTTGTCTTTGTAAAACATATATAGTAATTGCATAGCCTTTCGGTTTAAACTGAGTTGCCTGAAATTTGTTTCATATAGCCATCTAGGACACGTTTCAGATTGTAATGATATAGTCTAGTTTATCATCGTATATTGTTGATTCTTTGTGTGCACATGTTTCCTTATTATTACGAACTTATGTTGTGCCTCTTCTAGTTGATTCTTAGGAAAATGAGAGTACTATTATAGGGCAAATTTGGTGTTCTGGGTAAGGCAGGGCTAGTTATTCATAGTATTTGATCTTGTTGACATAGGTGGTATGCTGGTTCAAGTTGTAGTTAAAACTAGAAAGAAAACGTGGACATGCACAAATGACGCCGACTGGCTTAGTACTTGCAGGTTGCAAACAATAGCACATTTGTTTGGCCATTTATGTATTAGTGTCGTAGTGATTTGCCTCTAGCAATTGTTATTTGTACACCATGTGTGTTCTATAATATTGTATTATACAAACGTAAAACATGTTTACTTGTGTTCGGGCCCTTTTTATATACTGTAACTTTCTTCTCAATGTGGTTGACTCGTTTTATTGTTTCATTTTGTTATCATGATCCGATAGGTAATGAATAGAAAGGACCATATTTGTCTTTTTGCGTTTAGAATGAttgaatggaatcaaagttgaattATTTGTCACAATAACCTACAGTctttgaaaataaatatgaaatataCAATTAGAGAAATCAAATTAACATAAAAATATTGCACTACATGGTAATAACAATTGTATGTTTCTATACAACAAAGTAAGGCAAGTGTTGATCAATGTATACAAGAGTTTTGTGCAACTTATTACTTAACATTTTGTCATTTTTCCTACTGAAAGACTGTTGATTAACAAAGCTAAAATAATTTTGATGGAAAGGAGAAATAATTGAGTAAATAAAAAGAACACAAATATTAAAAACCATCACAACACTAAAAAGCATTAATGATTTCCCTAAAGGGATCAACATATTAGTTTGCTACTTATTTAAAAGGTACATTGTTGGTTTTCTAATATATTGAGAAGAGCAAACAAATGTTTCCAAAAACCAAGAGATAACACTTCTCTTTCCAACTTGTACCTATAAACCAAAATCCTACTGAAAATCCAATTTTCTCTTCAACCTCATTCTGAGTCACTTTCCATGCTTCCCATTGCCTTCAATCCTCTTGGTCTCTGCAAAAGTCAGATGTACAACTTCTTTTAGTAATATAAATAACTTAACTAGATAAAGTACATGTTAGTACATTATTGCAACTTATATTACTTATATTAGCATAATGAAATGATTGTTCTTGATTTGACAAAAGGTTTTGAACCTTGAGTTATGTATGCAAGTATGTAACTATTAACACATAAAAGTACAGATCTTTTATAGCCCATAGATCACAGATTTCAGTTAAGATTTAACCAAAAGTGTAAACAAACCTTCTTATTAGTCTTCTTCTCTCTAACTTCGTATCTTTCTTGGCATAGATCAGATAGCCATGCACCTGGACTTACTAACTGCAATCACAAAACAAAAGTCAAACAAGTCAAGATTCATACTAAACAAGTCAAGATTCATGAATGAATTAAAGAACCATAATTTGAAAACTACATCAAGAACAAAAATGAAAAGGGTAATCAAGTAAATTTACAAGTAAGGTTCTTTGAATAGTCTTGGCTCTTTTCTTAGGCCTTTGAGGCAGTTTACACCCTTTCATTGCCATAaagtcttcttctttttctttgcttGATAATGTTGTGAACAGTTTAGGCCAAACAGCCTTCTTGATTTCTTTCTTTGCATCCACTTGAAACACATTCTTGCTGCTGCTACTCTCTTCAAACCCGCCTACAGCCGATCCCCGTGTTGTGTAATACCGGTCTTCCTTTTCCGGTGATGATAGTGCCGACATTATCTTCCTGTTGTAGACCAACAAAACAATCAGAAAACAGGAAAATAAGCCACAAAACCAATATACTTCTATATTTTTAAGACAAATTTAACATATATCCAACCGAAACAtaaaaaagtatcaaaatgttgattgaaaattagaaaatcccaaccgAAACACAAAAAAGTATCCAAATGTTGATTTACATACACAAATGTGTTCATTAAATATTCACACACAAAAGACCTCAGATGTATTCAACAAAGAAAAAGCACAAAACTTTATCTTTTCCTTTGGTACTCCAACAAAACCATGTTCACTTGTTTCTTTTCACACAATAAAATAACCAAAATTTACATAAGAAAAAAAATATCAAGAATTCACTGCAAACTccaaagatttaaagattcaggcttttcataaaaaaaaaacacCATACCAAAATAAACTTAAGCTCAATAATGTGTTTATAAttaaaaaactaaaattaattataaGTATTGAAAATACAAATTTAACTGTTTTCAACCTGTTGAGACGTTGAGGAGATGAAGCATTAAGAGGTGGAAGAGGATGAGTAGAATCTTGTTCATTTACAACCCTTCTATCAACACGTTGAGATGTGCTTTTTTTCTTCACAACATTTCCATTTCCATTTGCATCTGATTTCCCATTCATAACTGTTGACTCTTTTACTTTCACAAATCTTAGCCTCTTCCTATTTCCCCACTGTAACTTATCCATTTTTAGTCTAAAGTTTCAATCTTTATATCTGTAAAACAAGTGAATCCCCCATTTAGCAATAAACCCTAAAAATTGATAAGACCCATGAACAGTAAttagattgtaatttaaaataaagAATACCCACATCAAGATCTATGCTAAAACCAGCATCAAATCTAGCAATTTACCCTATATTTCAAAGTCATTCAAGAacattagaaaattaacataatccAAGGATGAAAAGTCACTTAGAATGGAGGGTAAATATAATGAAATTGAAAGAACGATAAAGCTTCAATATTCGTATGATAGAGTTACAGTACCCAATTAAGGATCTGTGCTAAAACCAG comes from Rutidosis leptorrhynchoides isolate AG116_Rl617_1_P2 chromosome 4, CSIRO_AGI_Rlap_v1, whole genome shotgun sequence and encodes:
- the LOC139844053 gene encoding uncharacterized protein — encoded protein: MDKLQWGNRKRLRFVKVKESTVMNGKSDANGNGNVVKKKSTSQRVDRRVVNEQDSTHPLPPLNASSPQRLNRKIMSALSSPEKEDRYYTTRGSAVGGFEESSSSKNVFQVDAKKEIKKAVWPKLFTTLSSKEKEEDFMAMKGCKLPQRPKKRAKTIQRTLLLVSPGAWLSDLCQERYEVREKKTNKKRPRGLKAMGSMESDSE
- the LOC139844860 gene encoding uncharacterized protein, with amino-acid sequence MVFNTVLVASVATVSADVWQSVACFSERITSDELLDLVICFPLQQLGRFALCVWNFFCVPPSPPDAYYYSYNYYDDDDDDDDTDYDSDRSSVAAGGFSGYDHGRRDSYSDSHSD